The following are from one region of the Falco biarmicus isolate bFalBia1 chromosome 1, bFalBia1.pri, whole genome shotgun sequence genome:
- the IQCD gene encoding dynein regulatory complex protein 10 — MATGDPAVFQESSQDVKQRNKPLMKGMATQEKAMITLDAMKMLGPHQLKPDNVETERIIAVLDETIAKLEMSSLIPHIINSLDRFADMLGPEITNSLTEHQKLSNEMEHLLVRPEEEDTMTAEEQRGCLCLLEQHLKCSVRNVLRLLLANPSVCHILKYEAWARKSPAEVFIKAFGDFRNFMLERLLTSPVEEERKIQIKEDIFLQIKKNTEAITALQAELAAAIRTQEEEIHRRDNVIKDLKTSMQDLSKDCEAGIQQIKQQGEQQQKEELQASQAKCTRLQQDIQRLRTQLSALVLEHRASELALRKRKCRLEKEIVNWIEKYDTDMGEKQAEYEEVRAAYAKEKVQLSLLKEKHAVLLQEYSQIEEERRIRQEKEEQALKELTTMTLAATRIQAFWRGYLVRSLFKSKRKKKKGKGKKTKK, encoded by the exons ATGGCAACAGGGGATCCAGCTGTATTCCAAGAATCATCTCAGGACgtgaagcaaagaaacaaaccctTGATGAAGGGCATGGCAACTCAGGAGAAGGCAATGATCACATTAGATGCCATGAAGATGTTAGGTCCACATCAGTTAAAACCTGATAATGTTGAGACAGAAAGAATCATAGCTGTCTTGGATGAGACAATTGCCAAGCTGGAGATGAGCAGTTTGATACCACATATTATTAACTCTCTGGATAGGTTTGCTGATATGCTGGGACCTGAGATCACAAACAGCCTGACTGAGCACCAAAAGCTTTCAAATGAAATGGAGCATCTGCTTGTCAGGCCTGAAGAAGAGGACACCATGACAGCTGAGGAGCAACGGGGCTGTCTCTGCTTGCTAGAGCAACATCTGAAATGTTCTGTTAGAAACGTACTGAGACTCTTACTGGCCAACCCTTCAGTTTGCCACATTCTGAAATATGAAGCCTGGGCAAGAAAGTCGCCAGCTGAAGTGTTCATCAAAGCTTTTGGGGACTTCAGGAATTTCATGCTCGAGAGACTCCTGACTAGTCCtgtggaagaggaaagaaagattcAGATCAAGGAGGACATTTTCCTCCAgattaagaaaaacactgaagcaaTCACAGCTTTACAAGCAGAACTGGCAGCAGCAATCCGGACTCAAGAGGAGGAG ATTCACAGGAGGGACAATGTGATCAAAGACCTCAAAACCAGCATGCAAGATCTGTCCAAAGACTGCGAGGCTGGCATCCAGCAGATCAAGCAGCAAGGagaacaacagcaaaaagaggAGCTGCAAGCCTCCCAGGCCAAATGTACCAGGCTACAGCAGGACATTCAGCGGCTACGAACACAACTCAGTGCACTTGTACTGGAGCATCGAGCATCAGAGCTGGCTCTCAGAAAG AGGAAGTGCAGACTGGAGAAGGAAATTGTGAACTGGATCGAGAAATACGACACAGACATGGGAGAAAAACAG GCTGAGTATGAGGAGGTTCGTGCTGCCTATGCCAAGGAGAAGGTCCAACTATCCCTGCTGAAAGAGAAACACGCGGTCCTTCTCCAGGAGTATTCCCAGATTGAGGAAGAGCGCAGGATACGTCAGGAGAAGGAGGAGCAGGCTTTGAAAGAGTTGACCACCATGACCCTTGCTGCCACCCGCATCCAGGCCTTCTGGAGAGGCTACTTGGTCCGGTCCCTCTTCAAgtcaaaaaggaagaagaagaagggcAAGGGCAAGAAGACCaagaaataa